Proteins from one Primulina huaijiensis isolate GDHJ02 chromosome 18, ASM1229523v2, whole genome shotgun sequence genomic window:
- the LOC140964704 gene encoding eukaryotic translation initiation factor 4B2-like: protein MSKSPWGNIGAWAAEAEREEAEEREAAQKASATFSAGQPAGAGFPSLKDAAVSNKQKKKTKMTLQEFTMQSSYGAGSGTSRGLTHEEMLRLPTGPKERSAEEMQYGRLGGGFSNYGNRPGSTGSGPRMDRGRDYEGGGKSYGFEDENPRGRNQARVSDFNPLQQPSRADGVDNWASMKKSLPEYNSGATHSVGKYSSLGGNTGGGGSRADDVDSWASVKKTISLSQQQQSRSSGFGSGFSRPETERWTRNEAQRLVLESPKDEAEVVTKANKPNPFGTARPREEVLAVKGLDWKKLDMDLEAKKQPHSTSGSRPASSHSSRPQSSHSSRSEVPESLLPGMAEGTVKQKPKVNPFGDAKPREVLLEEKGLDWKKIDLDLEHRRIDRPQTEEEKNLKEKIEQLTNELQQKLGKDQTGVNEILLQKQQELDLLVRQLDDRVRYSQKGFERHGSGAGRGAGFHDRPPSRSGAPDAGAGLHDRPPTMREAYEEHRTGYPQRPHSRPGLYEDPRASYTDRAPPQAGTYEDPRVGYSERPPSRPGAYEDPHSGFSERPHSRPGDYENPRVGNPERASFTPGPYQEQRTIEYGEGPRSHGTMNSWGRLSDDRRATQGGGGRGFLGNRDVERSGSRW from the exons ATGTCGAAATCGCCATGGGGGAACATCGGTGCTTGGGCCGCCGAGGCCGAGCGGGAGGAGGCGGAGGAGCGCGAGGCCGCCCAGAAGGCCTCCGCGACCTTTTCGGCGGGGCAGCCGGCAGGCGCAGGCTTCCCCAGTCTGAAGGATGCTGCTGTCAGCAACAAGCAGAAGAAGAAGACCAAGATGACCTTGCAAGAGTTCACGATGCAGTCTAGCTACGGCGCCGGCTCCGGTACCAGCCGCGGATTGACTCATGAGGAAATGCTCCGGCTCCCAACGGGGCCGAAGGAGCGTTCCGCGGAGGAAATGCAATACGGAAGATTGGGTGGTGGGTTTTCAAACTACGGGAACCGGCCTGGGTCTACTGGATCTGGGCCGAGAATGGATCGTGGACGAGATTATGAGGGCGGTGGGAAATCTTATGGATTCGAGGACGAGAATCCGAGGGGACGGAATCAAGCTAGGGTTTCGGATTTCAATCCACTGCAACAGCCCTCGCGAGCTGATGGGGTTGACAATTGGGCTTCGATGAAAAAATCCCTGCCCGAATACAATTCAGGTGCAACTCATTCCGTAGGTAAGTACAGTTCTCTGGGCGGAAATACGGGTGGTGGCGGGTCACGTGCCGATGATGTGGATAGTTGGGCGTCTGTGAAGAAGACCATTTCTCTATCCCAACAACAGCAATCTAGATCATCGGGTTTCGGATCAGGCTTCTCGAGGCCTGAGACCGAACGTTGGACGCGGAATGAAGCGCAGAGGTTGGTCTTGGAATCTCCAAAAGATGAGGCTGAGGTGGTGACGAAAGCTAATAAACCAAACCCGTTTGGCACGGCGAGACCTAGGGAAGAGGTGTTGGCGGTGAAAGGATTGGATTGGAAGAAACTGGATATGGATTTGGAAGCGAAGAAGCAGCCGCATTCCACTAGTGGAAGCAGGCCAGCTAGTTCTCATTCAAGTAGGCCTCAAAGCTCGCATTCAAGCAGGTCTGAAGTGCCGGAGTCGCTGTTGCCGGGAATGGCTGAAGGGACGGTGAAGCAAAAACCAAAGGTGAACCCATTTGGGGATGCGAAGCCCAGAGAAGTTTTGCTTGAGGAGAAAGGCTTGGATTGGAAGAAGATTGACCTTGACTTGGAGCATCGACGAATTGATAG GCCtcaaactgaagaagaaaagaatttgaaggaaaaaattGAGCAGTTGACTAACGAATTGCAACAAAAATTGGGGAAAGATCAAACTGGTGTGAACGAAATCTTACTTCAAAAGCAGCAGGAATTGGACCTTCTGGTCCGTCAATTGGATGACAGAGTTCGTTATAGTCAAAAAGGCTTTGAGAGGCATGGTTCTGGAGCTGGTAGAGGTGCTGGATTTCATGATCGGCCTCCTTCTCGGTCTGGAGCGCCTGATGCAGGTGCTGGTCTCCATGATCGACCTCCTACAATGCGTGAAGCGTATGAGGAACATAGAACTGGATATCCTCAGAGACCTCATTCTCGGCCTGGCTTGTATGAGGATCCTAGAGCTAGCTATACGGATAGAGCTCCACCACAGGCAGGAACATACGAAGACCCCAGAGTTGGATATTCTGAGAGACCTCCTTCCCGGCCTGGAGCATACGAAGACCCTCATTCTGGCTTTTCTGAAAGACCTCATTCCAGGCCTGGAGACTATGAAAATCCTAGAGTTGGCAATCCGGAGAGAGCTTCCTTCACTCCTGGACCATATCAAGAGCAAAGAACTATTGAGTATGGTGAGGGACCTCGTTCACATGGCACTATGAATTCGTGGGGAAGGCTGAGCGATGACAGAAGGGCTACACAAGGTGGTGGTGGAAGAGGATTTTTGGGCAACAGAGATGTGGAGAG GTCGGGATCAAGGTGGTGA